One Aquila chrysaetos chrysaetos chromosome 22, bAquChr1.4, whole genome shotgun sequence genomic window carries:
- the MAT2B gene encoding methionine adenosyltransferase 2 subunit beta isoform X2, which produces MPEMLVETEQEDVHIPSRRVLITGATGLLGRAVFKEFNENNWNAVGCGYRRAQPRFEQINLLDSIAVHDIIHDFQPHVIVHCAAERRPDVVESQPDAASQLNVAASGNLAKEAAGVGAFLIYISTDYVFDGTSPPYKETDVPNPLNLYGKTKLEGEKAVLENNEDAAVLRIPVLYGDVERLEESAVTVMFDKVQFSNKSANMDHWQQRFPTNVKDVATVCRQLAEKRMLDPSVKGTFHWSGNEQMTKYEMACAIADAFNLPSSHLRPITDCPVVGALRPRNAQLDCSKLEMLGIGQRTPFRAGIKESLWPFLVDKRWRQTVFH; this is translated from the exons ATGCCTGAAATGCTGGTGGAAACGGAGCAG GAAGATGTTCATATTCCCAGTAGGCGAGTTTTGATTACTGGTGCCACGGGACTTCTTGGCAGAGCTGTGTTTAAAGAattcaatgaaaataattggaatGCAGTTGGCTGTGGATACAGGAGAGCTCAGCCCAGATTTGAACAGATTAATCTTCTGGACTCTATTGCAGTTCATGACATTATCCATGATTTTCAG CCTCATGTTATAGTGCATTGTGCTGCTGAGAGAAGACCAGATGTTGTAGAAAGTCAACCAGATGCTGCTTCTCAGCTCAATGTGGCTGCTTCAGGGAACTTAGCAAAAGAGGCAG CTGGAGTTGGAGCGTTTCTGATCTACATTAGTACAGACTATGTATTTGATGGAACAAGCCCTCCTTATAAAGAGACTGATGTACCAAATCCCCTGAATTTATATGGTAAAACCAAACTGGAGGGTGAAAAGGCAGTCCTGGAAAATAATGAAG atGCTGCAGTACTTCGGATTCCTGTCTTGTATGGAGATGTAGAAAGACTGGAGGAAAGTGCCGTGACTGTTATGTTTGATAAAGTGCAGTTCAGTAATAAATCTGCCAACATGGACCACTGGCAACAAAGATTTCCTACTAACGTCAAGGATGTAGCAACTGTTTGCAGACAACTAGCAGAGAAGAGAATGCTG GACCCATCAGTAAAAGGAACATTTCACTGGTCTGGCAATGAACAGATGACTAAGTATGAAATGGCATGTGCAATTGCAGATGCTTTCAATCTTCCCAGCAGCCACTTGAGACCA attACTGATTGTCCAGTTGTGGGTGCCCTTCGTCCGAGGAATGCTCAGCTAGATTGCTCGAAGTTGGAGATGCTGGGGATAGGTCAAAGAACACCATTTCGAGCTGGGATCAAAGAATCACTTTGGCCTTTCCTTGTTGACAAGAGATGGAGACAGACAGTCTTCCATTAG
- the MAT2B gene encoding methionine adenosyltransferase 2 subunit beta isoform X1 yields the protein MVGREKELKIRFVPGRCELVEEDVHIPSRRVLITGATGLLGRAVFKEFNENNWNAVGCGYRRAQPRFEQINLLDSIAVHDIIHDFQPHVIVHCAAERRPDVVESQPDAASQLNVAASGNLAKEAAGVGAFLIYISTDYVFDGTSPPYKETDVPNPLNLYGKTKLEGEKAVLENNEDAAVLRIPVLYGDVERLEESAVTVMFDKVQFSNKSANMDHWQQRFPTNVKDVATVCRQLAEKRMLDPSVKGTFHWSGNEQMTKYEMACAIADAFNLPSSHLRPITDCPVVGALRPRNAQLDCSKLEMLGIGQRTPFRAGIKESLWPFLVDKRWRQTVFH from the exons atGGTGGGCCGGGAGAAGGAGCTCAAGATCCGCTTCGTGCCGGGCCGCTGCGAGCTGGTGGAG GAAGATGTTCATATTCCCAGTAGGCGAGTTTTGATTACTGGTGCCACGGGACTTCTTGGCAGAGCTGTGTTTAAAGAattcaatgaaaataattggaatGCAGTTGGCTGTGGATACAGGAGAGCTCAGCCCAGATTTGAACAGATTAATCTTCTGGACTCTATTGCAGTTCATGACATTATCCATGATTTTCAG CCTCATGTTATAGTGCATTGTGCTGCTGAGAGAAGACCAGATGTTGTAGAAAGTCAACCAGATGCTGCTTCTCAGCTCAATGTGGCTGCTTCAGGGAACTTAGCAAAAGAGGCAG CTGGAGTTGGAGCGTTTCTGATCTACATTAGTACAGACTATGTATTTGATGGAACAAGCCCTCCTTATAAAGAGACTGATGTACCAAATCCCCTGAATTTATATGGTAAAACCAAACTGGAGGGTGAAAAGGCAGTCCTGGAAAATAATGAAG atGCTGCAGTACTTCGGATTCCTGTCTTGTATGGAGATGTAGAAAGACTGGAGGAAAGTGCCGTGACTGTTATGTTTGATAAAGTGCAGTTCAGTAATAAATCTGCCAACATGGACCACTGGCAACAAAGATTTCCTACTAACGTCAAGGATGTAGCAACTGTTTGCAGACAACTAGCAGAGAAGAGAATGCTG GACCCATCAGTAAAAGGAACATTTCACTGGTCTGGCAATGAACAGATGACTAAGTATGAAATGGCATGTGCAATTGCAGATGCTTTCAATCTTCCCAGCAGCCACTTGAGACCA attACTGATTGTCCAGTTGTGGGTGCCCTTCGTCCGAGGAATGCTCAGCTAGATTGCTCGAAGTTGGAGATGCTGGGGATAGGTCAAAGAACACCATTTCGAGCTGGGATCAAAGAATCACTTTGGCCTTTCCTTGTTGACAAGAGATGGAGACAGACAGTCTTCCATTAG